In the genome of Notamacropus eugenii isolate mMacEug1 chromosome 5, mMacEug1.pri_v2, whole genome shotgun sequence, one region contains:
- the LOC140507031 gene encoding oligosaccharyltransferase complex subunit OSTC-like yields the protein METLYRVPSVVLECPNLKLKKPPWAHMPSAMTVYALVVVSYFLITGGIIYDVIVEPPSIGSMTDEHGHQRPVAFLAYRVNGQYIMERLASSFLFTMGGLGFIILDRSNAPNIPKLNRFLLLFIGFVSVLLSFFMARVFMRMKLPGYLLG from the coding sequence ATGGAGACGTTGTACCGGGTGCCCTCCGTGGTCCTCGAGTGTCCCAACCTGAAGCTGAAGAAGCCGCCATGGGCCCACATGCCGTCAGCCATGACAGTGTACGCCCTGGTGGTGGTGTCTTATTTCCTCATCACTGGAGGAATAATTTATGATGTCATTGTGGAACCTCCTAGCATTGGATCTATGACAGATGAACATGGACATCAGAGACCAGTTGCTTTCTTGGCATATAGAGTAAATGGACAATATattatggaaagacttgcatccAGTTTCCTGTTTACAATGGGGGGTTTAGGTTTCATAATCCTAGACCGATCCAATGCACCAAATATTCCCAAGCTCAATAggtttcttcttctcttcattggtttcgTCAGCGTCCTCTTGAGTTTCTTCATGGCGAGAGTGTTCATGAGAATGAAGCTGCCGGGCTATCTGCTGGGCTAG